A genomic region of Barnesiella viscericola DSM 18177 contains the following coding sequences:
- a CDS encoding beta-L-arabinofuranosidase domain-containing protein, with protein sequence MRTTRLAIWCFIISLLPLSAEAGRMLSTEPLDRLTPQGWLADLMQAQERNFTGILDKTAFPFTQGGWGAQPFLRVKNGVTEEFWVPYEQTAYYYDGMIRLGYLLDSAPLLDKARRAVYGTIDRAGDDGLLGPRVVSKEMSRWVQAVFFRAMMAEYEVTRNQAVVEALERHFRNDTVRYTARSLCNIEVLDWLYRETGDDFFKTKALSMLDEPCFGEYTLRQAMERFAADERTEIHAVTFHEFLKLPVLFYDLTGDRRYLDLARAAFAKLDRYHMLPDGVASGEEGLSGRTARSVHEMCNVVDYMWTCSYMLRATGDTQFADRIECALFNAGLGGITKNFDAHQYYSAPNQVVCTEYSNHTGAYDNSRFAYRQVHRPSCCTGNLNRLLPIYAGAQWMHGEGEYYKMLYGPGEATLTSREGSITVREESAYPFGDKVLLSVVEGEAEMSLHLRIPGWCDRAEVYVNNQKVTRAAHDGYFDIHRLWKTGDRIELLFPKQVRLQRWDHEAMVVTCGPLLMALPVESHTVQTDVLTPAIQSFSYKGYTMTPASKWNFALGVADEQDKGYKLIERNIGADENPWTLSPSPLTVVFPGYELAGWQLEYRKIAHSSGSEIFAPVTPGLPARGIMIFALNNATPQLLRLEPYGCTTLRIAMFPFGRVGEVPPEVQAAE encoded by the coding sequence ATGAGAACAACCCGATTAGCCATATGGTGTTTCATCATCTCCCTGCTGCCTCTGTCGGCGGAAGCCGGCCGAATGTTGTCGACCGAACCTCTCGATCGCCTCACTCCGCAAGGTTGGCTGGCCGACCTGATGCAGGCTCAGGAGCGGAACTTTACCGGGATTCTCGACAAGACCGCCTTCCCCTTTACACAAGGGGGGTGGGGGGCACAGCCCTTCCTGCGGGTGAAAAACGGAGTTACCGAGGAGTTTTGGGTTCCTTATGAACAGACGGCCTATTATTACGACGGTATGATACGTCTGGGCTATCTGCTCGATTCGGCCCCCTTGCTCGACAAGGCTCGCCGGGCCGTTTACGGTACCATCGACCGGGCCGGCGACGACGGATTGCTGGGGCCCCGCGTCGTGTCGAAGGAGATGAGCCGCTGGGTACAGGCGGTCTTTTTCAGAGCGATGATGGCCGAGTATGAGGTGACACGCAACCAGGCGGTCGTCGAGGCACTCGAACGCCACTTCCGCAACGATACGGTGCGATATACGGCCCGCAGCCTCTGCAACATCGAGGTGCTCGACTGGCTCTATCGGGAGACCGGCGATGACTTCTTCAAGACAAAGGCGCTCTCGATGCTCGACGAGCCTTGCTTCGGCGAGTATACATTGAGGCAGGCGATGGAACGGTTTGCCGCCGATGAGCGCACCGAGATTCACGCCGTGACCTTCCACGAGTTCCTCAAACTGCCGGTTCTCTTCTACGACCTCACCGGCGACCGCAGATACCTCGATCTGGCCCGGGCGGCCTTTGCCAAGCTCGACCGCTATCACATGCTCCCCGACGGGGTGGCCAGCGGAGAAGAGGGTCTCTCGGGGCGGACGGCCCGGAGCGTGCACGAGATGTGCAACGTGGTCGATTACATGTGGACCTGCTCCTACATGTTGCGGGCCACCGGCGACACACAGTTTGCCGACCGCATCGAGTGTGCCCTGTTCAACGCCGGTCTGGGCGGTATCACCAAGAATTTCGATGCCCATCAATACTACTCGGCTCCCAATCAAGTGGTGTGTACCGAGTATTCCAACCACACGGGAGCCTATGACAACAGCCGTTTTGCCTATCGGCAGGTACATCGGCCGTCGTGCTGCACGGGCAATCTGAACCGCCTGTTGCCCATCTATGCCGGGGCACAGTGGATGCACGGCGAGGGCGAGTATTACAAGATGCTCTATGGTCCGGGCGAAGCAACGCTGACCTCGCGCGAGGGGTCGATAACCGTGCGTGAAGAGTCGGCCTATCCGTTTGGTGACAAGGTTCTCCTCTCGGTGGTCGAGGGAGAGGCCGAGATGTCGCTCCACTTGCGAATCCCCGGCTGGTGCGACCGGGCCGAGGTGTATGTCAACAACCAGAAGGTTACGCGTGCCGCGCATGACGGATATTTCGATATTCACCGACTCTGGAAGACGGGCGACCGCATCGAGTTGCTCTTCCCGAAGCAGGTGCGGTTGCAGCGGTGGGACCACGAAGCCATGGTGGTCACGTGCGGACCGCTGTTGATGGCGCTGCCGGTCGAGAGCCATACGGTACAGACCGATGTGCTCACCCCCGCCATACAGTCGTTCAGCTACAAGGGCTACACGATGACTCCGGCCTCGAAATGGAACTTTGCTCTGGGCGTTGCCGACGAACAGGACAAGGGATATAAGCTCATCGAGCGGAACATCGGTGCGGACGAGAATCCGTGGACCCTGTCGCCGTCGCCGCTTACCGTAGTCTTCCCGGGTTACGAGCTGGCCGGTTGGCAACTCGAATACCGCAAGATAGCACACTCGTCGGGAAGCGAAATCTTTGCCCCCGTCACACCGGGTCTACCGGCCAGAGGCATCATGATATTTGCTTTGAACAACGCCACTCCGCAGCTGCTCCGGCTCGAACCGTACGGCTGCACCACGTTGAGGATTGCCATGTTCCCCTTTGGGCGTGTGGGCGAAGTTCCGCCCGAGGTACAGGCGGCCGAATAA
- a CDS encoding RagB/SusD family nutrient uptake outer membrane protein: MKKIYKYILAVVVLLSTSCSDFLDRYPQDSITNETYWKNEEQLRAALYPCYEAFYKDFIINWSECCAETCMWGNITSGLSKVSGGKHAYTDGFPFTTYWEQAYGYIFVCNNFLDNYNRAEVDQDVKDVYAAEVKVIRSYLYFLLTTFWGDVPWVDHVITAEEAYVPRDNRDVVIDHLMDDLTWAASKLPRERQLGENVGRIDRWGALAMQARIALQNGRYELAASLSKEIIDKSPYKLYDYGMVYQPEGDTEINPDNTESMIYSVYVPDVRTHNVSNESCCPVDYIRLNPAKSLVDAYLCTDGKPAKAGLEYYKRTDIVTSDLYTFPEEHYADYFKNRDPRMYMTLYCPGDEWPGGDDGDAETKKPNKTFNLPRFLPLQAGNNGANARTGFYFKKYNDKQIAGNYNLSHNNLNVLRYPEVLLIYAEAMYQLNGTLTQDQINYTINKLRDRVGMHRMNLDELKAWNLDLWTEIKRERRIEMVLDGMRYADVMRWREGELRFGRAITGPSERVCINDLGANPYPDTGVDEFGDIIYEKSRAEGGPRYFDPAVHYLWPVPYAERIKNPLLGQNPGWPE; the protein is encoded by the coding sequence ATGAAAAAGATATATAAATATATACTGGCAGTAGTCGTGTTGTTGTCGACTTCCTGCTCCGACTTTTTGGATCGCTATCCGCAGGATTCGATCACCAATGAGACCTATTGGAAAAACGAGGAACAGCTGCGGGCCGCGTTGTATCCTTGCTACGAAGCGTTTTACAAAGACTTTATCATCAACTGGAGCGAGTGTTGTGCCGAGACCTGCATGTGGGGTAACATCACGAGCGGATTGAGCAAGGTATCGGGCGGCAAGCACGCCTATACCGACGGCTTCCCCTTTACCACCTATTGGGAGCAGGCCTATGGATATATCTTCGTGTGCAACAACTTCCTCGATAACTACAACCGTGCCGAGGTCGATCAGGATGTCAAAGATGTCTATGCCGCCGAGGTAAAGGTTATCAGATCCTATCTCTACTTCCTGTTGACCACCTTCTGGGGCGATGTGCCCTGGGTCGACCACGTCATCACTGCCGAGGAGGCCTATGTGCCCCGCGACAACCGCGATGTAGTGATAGACCATCTGATGGACGATTTGACATGGGCGGCATCGAAACTGCCGCGTGAACGCCAGCTGGGCGAGAACGTAGGTCGTATCGACCGCTGGGGTGCCTTGGCCATGCAGGCCCGTATCGCCCTGCAAAACGGGCGTTACGAGTTGGCTGCATCGCTCTCCAAAGAGATTATCGACAAGAGCCCTTACAAGCTGTACGACTACGGTATGGTATATCAGCCCGAGGGTGATACCGAAATCAATCCCGACAACACCGAGTCGATGATTTACAGTGTCTATGTACCCGACGTGCGCACCCACAACGTTTCCAACGAATCCTGCTGCCCGGTCGACTATATCCGCCTCAATCCCGCCAAATCGCTGGTCGATGCCTATTTGTGCACCGATGGCAAACCGGCCAAGGCTGGTCTGGAATATTACAAGCGTACCGATATCGTTACCTCCGACCTGTACACCTTCCCCGAGGAACATTATGCCGACTATTTCAAGAACCGTGATCCCCGCATGTATATGACGCTCTATTGCCCCGGTGACGAGTGGCCTGGTGGTGATGATGGCGATGCCGAGACCAAGAAACCCAACAAGACATTCAACTTGCCTCGCTTTCTTCCCTTGCAGGCCGGTAACAACGGGGCCAATGCCCGCACCGGATTCTATTTCAAGAAGTACAACGATAAGCAGATTGCCGGTAACTACAACCTGTCGCACAACAACCTCAATGTGTTGCGCTACCCCGAGGTATTGCTCATCTATGCCGAGGCCATGTATCAGCTGAACGGGACCCTCACGCAAGACCAGATCAACTATACGATCAACAAGCTGAGAGACCGGGTGGGCATGCACCGCATGAATCTGGACGAGTTGAAGGCCTGGAACCTCGACCTCTGGACCGAAATCAAGCGTGAGCGTCGCATCGAGATGGTGCTCGATGGTATGCGGTATGCCGACGTGATGCGCTGGCGTGAAGGCGAATTGCGCTTCGGCCGGGCTATCACGGGTCCGAGCGAACGGGTTTGCATCAACGACTTGGGAGCCAATCCCTATCCCGATACCGGTGTCGATGAGTTCGGCGACATTATCTACGAGAAATCGCGTGCCGAGGGTGGTCCCCGCTATTTCGACCCGGCCGTGCACTACCTGTGGCCGGTACCTTATGCCGAGCGCATCAAGAACCCGTTGCTTGGACAGAATCCCGGTTGGCCCGAATAA
- a CDS encoding endonuclease/exonuclease/phosphatase family protein, whose amino-acid sequence MKRVFTIIVLWVAVVGSLVAAEPVKLLTYNIKGHSMTDSRLEDIAAVINAQTPDIVALQEVDNRTFIGIKHNYLRELAEATGMHSSFFALVGSYYGVGLLSKTEPLSVQTQSFDPSDTSKDKEARGFLIAEFEDFYFISTHYSLNADDRDTATAWVINFARKSDKTVFIAGDFNAQPTYRAMVTFKNNGFSILNNTSAYTFPADGPTSCIDMIISYCSELGQEYEVAETGVVTSVDGLTLSDVSDHLPVYVVIDPVEGSGVDHATATREMQLLRTSGGFSLTSLQAESTVDLYALDGTLVGSQRVDNGDEVCFPASCRNGLYLVQVKNGYQNSTFKYILNH is encoded by the coding sequence ATGAAAAGAGTATTTACCATAATCGTTTTGTGGGTGGCCGTGGTAGGAAGCCTGGTTGCGGCCGAACCGGTGAAGTTGCTCACCTACAACATCAAGGGGCACAGTATGACCGATTCGCGGTTGGAAGATATCGCTGCCGTCATCAATGCCCAAACGCCCGATATCGTGGCTTTGCAGGAGGTGGATAACCGCACTTTCATAGGTATCAAGCACAACTATCTGAGAGAACTGGCCGAGGCTACTGGCATGCACTCGTCGTTCTTTGCGCTGGTCGGCTCCTATTATGGAGTAGGGCTGCTGTCGAAGACCGAACCCCTGTCGGTGCAGACCCAGTCGTTCGACCCGTCGGATACCTCGAAAGACAAGGAGGCCCGCGGATTTCTCATTGCCGAGTTTGAGGATTTCTATTTCATCAGTACCCACTATTCGCTCAATGCCGACGACCGGGATACCGCGACGGCCTGGGTCATCAATTTTGCCCGGAAGAGCGACAAGACGGTCTTCATCGCCGGCGATTTCAATGCCCAGCCCACCTATCGGGCCATGGTCACCTTCAAGAACAACGGCTTCTCGATACTGAACAACACCTCGGCCTACACCTTCCCGGCCGACGGACCTACGTCGTGCATCGACATGATTATCTCCTATTGCAGCGAACTGGGACAGGAGTATGAGGTAGCCGAGACGGGGGTAGTCACCTCGGTCGACGGGCTTACCCTCTCCGACGTGTCGGACCACCTGCCGGTCTATGTGGTAATCGATCCGGTCGAGGGGAGTGGAGTAGACCATGCGACCGCAACCCGCGAGATGCAGCTGCTAAGAACCTCCGGAGGATTCTCGCTGACCTCTCTTCAAGCCGAGTCGACAGTCGATCTCTATGCGTTGGACGGCACGTTGGTCGGCTCGCAACGGGTCGACAACGGAGACGAGGTCTGTTTCCCAGCCTCGTGCCGCAACGGGCTCTATCTCGTACAAGTGAAAAACGGCTATCAAAATAGCACTTTCAAATACATTCTTAACCATTAA
- a CDS encoding endonuclease/exonuclease/phosphatase family protein has protein sequence MNTFRKLVILLFIALSCGVVSAQQDTLRVRVMTYNLRFGELSSLEDLAYHIKSFKPDFVALEEVDVHTDRKRAPHQKGKDFIGELAYRTGMFGLYGKTIEYGGGYYGIGMLSKYPYIKTEKVLLPNPEKKEQRALLEALIEMGDDTLTFVTTHLEVNSESLRNMQAQFICDRFENAPYPVIIGGDFNARHYSNAIVNIMSKSWFPATNNDFTFPAWNPIIKIDYLFARPMKGWTLVKTQTVHSQLSDHLPIVSDLIFVK, from the coding sequence ATGAACACATTTCGTAAATTAGTAATTCTGCTTTTCATAGCCCTCTCTTGCGGGGTTGTTTCGGCTCAGCAAGACACCCTGCGGGTGAGAGTAATGACCTATAATCTGCGCTTCGGCGAACTGTCGTCGCTCGAAGATCTCGCCTATCACATCAAATCGTTCAAGCCCGATTTCGTGGCTCTGGAAGAGGTCGATGTCCACACCGACCGCAAGCGGGCTCCGCATCAGAAAGGAAAAGATTTCATCGGCGAACTGGCCTACCGCACCGGTATGTTCGGCCTCTATGGCAAGACCATCGAGTATGGTGGCGGATACTACGGTATAGGCATGCTGTCGAAATATCCCTACATCAAGACCGAAAAGGTGCTGCTGCCCAATCCCGAGAAAAAGGAACAACGGGCCTTGCTCGAAGCTCTGATTGAGATGGGCGACGATACCCTTACCTTCGTGACTACCCACTTGGAGGTGAACAGCGAGAGCCTGCGCAACATGCAGGCCCAATTCATCTGCGACCGCTTTGAAAATGCCCCCTATCCGGTGATTATCGGCGGTGATTTCAATGCCCGTCACTACTCCAATGCCATTGTCAATATCATGTCGAAGAGCTGGTTCCCGGCTACGAACAACGACTTTACCTTCCCGGCCTGGAACCCCATTATCAAAATCGACTATCTCTTTGCCCGGCCCATGAAGGGGTGGACGCTTGTCAAGACACAAACCGTGCATTCGCAGCTGTCCGACCACCTGCCCATCGTCTCCGACTTGATTTTCGTGAAATAA
- a CDS encoding right-handed parallel beta-helix repeat-containing protein — MKKSTSLLCLLALCSGTLLAETVQVTTAEMNAATEGSLLQVMSAISGETETTVEFNFDGETLEYNTEDCKGIDLDKKNVKIDGLNKKNGKPVTIVGGSNYFLNLSGGSNVSMENLVVKGFSAIAIKMSGDCSFSATKCVFRDNRDPKNESGNNGGVARINNCNATFDQCWFYNNKGMGSYGGGALCFYTAESTMAPALRITNCTFEYNEAVSGGAVGVNVLKKGVVPSVYIANSTFANNTCGNRGGALYMQTAETTGSFEPVVVNCTFVGNLNNITNSDDGGAINVWARATAEPMKPVLINNLFAENYYDPWYTNPLNDVKAFYLEGDKAGDVAQPQTVFPVCKNNYFAAANDKFYQVLDAADDNALIDFSSDAVFAATEQNPWDENDPEYSHMTATLMGDLHVAMIAENSVVIGKGLKSYEGIEIPTTDQLGNPRPEAPAVGAVEYAAEISGIESAVVGNELRIWNDGRVVYAAGLDGEAEARVYNLTGSLVYEGVIADGAALELPVAQGIYLIVVDHLTQKLIVR; from the coding sequence ATGAAAAAGAGTACATCATTGTTGTGCCTATTGGCACTTTGCTCAGGCACACTGTTGGCAGAGACCGTACAGGTGACTACTGCCGAAATGAACGCAGCCACAGAGGGTTCTCTGCTGCAAGTTATGTCGGCCATTTCCGGCGAAACGGAAACGACGGTCGAGTTTAATTTCGATGGCGAAACGCTGGAATACAATACGGAAGATTGCAAGGGAATCGATTTGGACAAGAAGAATGTCAAAATCGACGGTCTCAACAAGAAAAACGGCAAACCCGTGACTATTGTGGGTGGTTCCAACTACTTCCTGAACCTGTCGGGAGGCTCGAATGTATCGATGGAAAATCTCGTGGTCAAAGGGTTCAGCGCCATTGCCATCAAGATGTCGGGCGACTGCTCCTTCTCGGCTACGAAATGCGTCTTCCGCGATAATCGCGACCCCAAGAACGAGAGTGGAAACAACGGTGGCGTAGCCCGTATCAACAACTGTAACGCCACCTTCGACCAATGCTGGTTCTACAACAACAAGGGTATGGGTAGTTACGGTGGCGGCGCCCTCTGCTTCTACACTGCCGAGTCGACCATGGCACCTGCGTTGCGCATTACCAACTGTACGTTTGAGTATAACGAAGCCGTATCGGGTGGTGCCGTTGGTGTGAACGTCCTCAAAAAAGGAGTGGTTCCCAGCGTGTATATTGCCAACTCTACCTTTGCCAACAATACCTGCGGCAACCGGGGCGGCGCCCTTTACATGCAGACGGCCGAAACTACGGGTTCTTTTGAACCGGTAGTAGTCAACTGTACCTTCGTGGGTAACCTCAACAACATCACCAACAGCGACGACGGCGGTGCCATCAACGTATGGGCTCGTGCTACGGCCGAACCGATGAAACCCGTATTGATCAACAACCTCTTTGCCGAGAACTACTACGATCCCTGGTATACAAACCCGTTGAACGACGTGAAGGCTTTCTACCTCGAAGGCGACAAGGCCGGCGATGTGGCACAACCTCAAACGGTATTCCCGGTTTGCAAAAACAACTATTTTGCCGCTGCCAACGATAAATTCTATCAGGTTCTCGATGCAGCCGACGACAATGCACTGATCGATTTTTCGAGCGATGCCGTTTTCGCTGCTACCGAACAGAACCCGTGGGACGAGAACGATCCCGAATATTCGCACATGACAGCCACCTTGATGGGCGACTTGCACGTAGCCATGATTGCCGAGAACAGTGTTGTTATCGGCAAGGGTTTGAAGAGTTACGAAGGGATTGAAATCCCCACGACCGACCAGCTGGGCAATCCGCGTCCCGAGGCTCCCGCAGTAGGTGCCGTTGAATATGCCGCCGAGATAAGTGGTATCGAGAGTGCCGTGGTTGGCAATGAACTCCGCATCTGGAACGACGGTCGGGTAGTCTATGCCGCCGGTTTGGACGGTGAGGCCGAAGCCCGGGTTTACAACCTGACCGGTAGTCTGGTTTACGAAGGGGTTATCGCCGACGGTGCAGCCCTCGAATTGCCCGTAGCCCAAGGCATCTACCTGATTGTCGTAGATCACTTGACCCAAAAACTGATTGTTAGATAA
- a CDS encoding endonuclease/exonuclease/phosphatase family protein: MYRSLFILFYLLLLLPSCSKENSGEPAVPGGTGVTVGNERVTVMSYNTRHCAPYYGVSGEETVPDVDGIANVIKSKMPDVVLLQEIDSCTTRSLGVDQAKEIAARAKYPYYHFFRIMDYRSGEYGLAMLSKKPFKETKTYLFPDEIEGQVMTSDNAVGTAIINIGGTDITFAVTHLSTIQSERDLQITYALENIFEPIKRPVVLGGDFNATPSNSTIAILDAAGFTRTNTDPTKFTIPSNNPNRELDYITYYPNDRFRVVSHTVITGVNASDHLPIISVLEIKP; this comes from the coding sequence ATGTATCGTAGTTTATTCATATTGTTTTATTTACTACTCCTGTTACCGAGTTGCTCCAAGGAGAACAGCGGCGAACCCGCTGTTCCCGGGGGGACCGGTGTAACGGTGGGTAACGAGCGGGTGACGGTGATGTCGTATAACACCCGGCATTGCGCTCCTTATTATGGGGTGAGCGGCGAAGAGACCGTTCCCGATGTCGACGGCATAGCCAATGTCATCAAGTCGAAGATGCCCGACGTTGTTCTGCTTCAAGAGATCGACAGCTGCACGACCCGCAGCCTGGGGGTAGACCAGGCCAAGGAGATAGCCGCGCGGGCCAAGTATCCCTATTACCATTTCTTCCGGATTATGGATTATCGCAGCGGCGAATATGGCCTGGCCATGCTCTCGAAGAAACCGTTTAAGGAGACCAAGACCTACCTTTTTCCCGATGAAATCGAGGGGCAGGTCATGACCAGCGACAACGCCGTGGGCACGGCCATCATCAACATCGGCGGTACCGACATTACATTTGCCGTGACACACCTCTCTACGATACAGAGCGAGCGCGACTTGCAAATCACTTATGCTCTCGAAAATATCTTCGAGCCGATCAAGCGGCCCGTTGTCCTGGGCGGTGACTTCAACGCTACACCTTCCAACTCGACGATTGCCATTCTCGATGCTGCCGGGTTTACCCGCACGAACACCGATCCGACGAAATTTACCATTCCGTCGAACAATCCCAATCGGGAGTTAGACTATATCACCTATTATCCCAACGACAGGTTTCGGGTCGTTTCTCACACGGTCATTACCGGTGTGAATGCTTCGGATCACCTGCCCATTATCTCGGTTTTGGAAATAAAACCCTAA